In one window of Spartinivicinus marinus DNA:
- a CDS encoding sarcosine oxidase subunit delta, producing the protein MLQIHCPYCQETREEDEFHYAGEAHIVRPENPEALSDEEWGDYLFFRKNPRGLHHERWYHTAGCRRFFNVTRNTVTYQILESYKMGDKPQVTAEGEQ; encoded by the coding sequence ATGTTGCAAATACACTGTCCTTATTGCCAGGAAACCCGTGAAGAAGACGAGTTTCACTATGCGGGAGAAGCGCATATTGTCAGGCCAGAAAACCCAGAAGCGCTTTCTGATGAAGAATGGGGAGATTATTTATTCTTCCGTAAAAACCCACGGGGCCTGCATCATGAGCGCTGGTATCACACTGCAGGTTGTCGACGATTTTTTAATGTGACGCGAAATACCGTGACCTATCAAATTCTAGAGAGCTACAAAATGGGGGATAAACCTCAGGTAACAGCAGAGGGAGAGCAGTAG
- a CDS encoding sarcosine oxidase subunit alpha, protein MSQVNRLNQSGRINRNHPIRFTYNGQQYQGFEGDTIASALLANGVDIVGRSFKYSRPRGIVGVGSEEPNAILQVGSTEATSIPNLRATQTELYDGLVCESVSGWPSAENDVMGLVGKLGGNMMPPGFYYKTFMYPESQWLTYEKYIRKAAGLGRVPQETDPDRYDKIHHHCDVLIVGGGPAGLAAALAAARAGARVILADEQSEWGGYLLNNTETLDGQPASQWVSKVIGELGSLANVTLLNRTTALGYYDHNLVALVERCTDHVGENQPGVRQRLHNVRANQVILAAGAQERPLVFGNNDRPGCMLASAVNTYINRYGVVPGSKLVLMTTNDYAYQTALDWQAAGREVVLVVDTRANPQGELVKQAISKGIRVLTGHGVINVKGSKRVKAVEVAPLSADGQQLAGSAEQYECDTVASSGGWSPIVHLSCHTGSRPVWRDDVGGFVPGETHQAQWCVGGIQGTYSLEKALQEGADTGLQAAVESGFGKGDQAIELPKTNEPNIEQGQLLFHIPHHQPPSRAPKQFVDYQTDVTAAAIELAAREGFESVEHVKRYTAMGFGTDQGKLGNINGMAVLAKALGKTLAETGTTIFRPSYTPTTFGALTGREVGELFDPKRYTAMHSWHEASGALFEDVGQWKRPWYYPKPGETMHEAVARECLATRNSVGVLDASTLGKIDIQGPDAREFLNRIYTNAWSKLAVGRCRYGLMLKEDGMVFDDGVNSCLGENHFLLTTTSGGAAGVLEWLENWHQTEWPELEVYFNSVTDHWATISMSGPNSRKVLEKICNDVDLSNEAFPFMSWKEATVAGVKARVFRISFTGELSFEINVQANYGHYVWEQVMAAGAEFGITPYGTETMHVLRAEKGFIVVGQDTDGSVTPYDLGMDWAVGKNKPFSFLGKRSMDRSDCIRADRKQFVGLKPKDPNAVLPEGAQLVFNPDQPKPMTMVGHVTSSYQSACLGYSMALAVVKGGHQKMGETIFAPLADGRVIEAEICSPIFLDPKGERQNV, encoded by the coding sequence GTGAGCCAAGTCAATCGCTTAAATCAGAGCGGCCGAATTAACCGCAACCATCCCATTCGCTTTACCTACAATGGCCAGCAATACCAAGGCTTTGAGGGGGATACCATTGCCTCTGCGTTATTAGCCAATGGGGTAGATATTGTTGGTCGCAGTTTTAAATACAGCCGACCAAGAGGTATTGTCGGCGTAGGCTCTGAAGAGCCAAATGCCATCTTGCAGGTCGGCAGCACTGAAGCTACCAGTATTCCTAATTTAAGAGCCACTCAAACTGAGCTTTATGATGGCTTGGTTTGTGAAAGCGTCAGTGGTTGGCCATCAGCTGAAAATGACGTAATGGGATTAGTGGGTAAGCTGGGGGGGAACATGATGCCTCCCGGTTTTTACTACAAAACTTTTATGTACCCTGAAAGCCAGTGGCTAACCTACGAAAAGTATATTCGTAAAGCGGCTGGGTTAGGCCGAGTCCCACAGGAAACAGATCCTGATCGCTACGATAAAATACACCATCACTGTGATGTATTAATTGTTGGGGGTGGCCCTGCAGGATTAGCCGCAGCTTTAGCTGCTGCACGAGCGGGAGCAAGAGTCATCTTGGCGGACGAGCAGTCTGAGTGGGGAGGCTATCTACTTAATAACACAGAAACGCTTGATGGGCAGCCTGCCAGCCAGTGGGTAAGCAAAGTGATCGGTGAGTTAGGCTCGTTGGCTAATGTTACCTTGCTAAATCGCACCACTGCACTTGGTTATTATGACCACAATCTGGTAGCACTTGTGGAGCGCTGTACTGATCACGTTGGCGAGAATCAGCCTGGTGTTCGACAACGGCTACACAATGTTCGCGCCAACCAAGTTATCCTGGCAGCAGGCGCACAAGAGCGCCCATTAGTATTCGGTAATAATGACCGGCCTGGCTGTATGCTAGCGTCAGCGGTAAATACTTACATCAATCGTTATGGGGTAGTACCCGGCAGCAAGCTGGTGCTAATGACTACCAATGATTATGCCTACCAAACAGCCCTCGACTGGCAAGCTGCTGGTCGAGAAGTAGTTCTGGTTGTTGATACTCGTGCCAACCCTCAAGGTGAATTAGTCAAACAAGCTATCAGTAAAGGCATTCGTGTTCTTACTGGGCATGGTGTAATCAATGTTAAAGGCAGCAAGCGAGTTAAAGCGGTTGAAGTAGCACCATTAAGTGCTGATGGTCAGCAACTGGCAGGCAGTGCTGAGCAATATGAGTGTGACACTGTGGCTAGTTCTGGTGGCTGGAGCCCAATAGTGCACTTAAGCTGTCACACTGGCAGTCGCCCAGTTTGGCGTGATGATGTTGGTGGCTTTGTACCAGGTGAGACCCATCAAGCTCAATGGTGTGTAGGTGGCATCCAGGGTACCTATTCACTGGAGAAAGCACTACAAGAAGGGGCTGATACTGGTCTGCAAGCAGCGGTTGAGTCCGGTTTCGGTAAAGGTGATCAGGCTATAGAGCTGCCTAAAACCAATGAGCCTAATATCGAGCAAGGTCAGCTACTATTCCACATTCCTCATCACCAGCCGCCTAGCCGAGCACCCAAGCAGTTCGTTGACTATCAAACGGATGTCACCGCAGCGGCTATTGAGCTAGCGGCGCGGGAAGGGTTTGAGTCTGTTGAGCACGTCAAACGTTATACTGCCATGGGCTTTGGTACTGACCAAGGTAAATTAGGCAACATCAATGGTATGGCTGTATTAGCTAAGGCATTAGGCAAAACCTTGGCTGAAACAGGCACGACTATATTCCGCCCTTCTTACACCCCCACTACTTTCGGTGCACTCACTGGCCGAGAAGTGGGTGAGCTGTTTGATCCTAAGCGTTACACCGCCATGCATAGCTGGCATGAGGCAAGCGGCGCACTATTTGAGGATGTGGGTCAGTGGAAGCGTCCCTGGTATTACCCCAAACCAGGAGAAACCATGCATGAGGCTGTTGCCCGTGAGTGCCTGGCTACGCGAAATAGTGTGGGTGTTTTAGACGCATCAACACTGGGCAAAATTGATATTCAAGGGCCTGATGCCCGCGAATTCCTCAACCGCATTTACACCAATGCTTGGAGCAAGCTGGCTGTCGGTCGTTGTCGTTACGGCTTAATGCTGAAAGAAGACGGGATGGTGTTCGATGACGGGGTTAATTCCTGCTTGGGTGAAAACCACTTTTTATTAACGACTACTTCTGGTGGTGCTGCTGGCGTATTGGAATGGTTGGAAAACTGGCATCAGACTGAATGGCCTGAGCTGGAGGTTTATTTCAACTCCGTTACCGATCACTGGGCGACTATTTCCATGTCTGGCCCTAACAGCCGCAAAGTGCTGGAGAAAATTTGTAACGACGTTGATCTCTCCAATGAAGCTTTTCCTTTTATGAGCTGGAAAGAAGCAACGGTTGCTGGTGTTAAAGCTAGAGTGTTCCGGATCAGCTTTACTGGCGAATTGTCTTTCGAAATCAACGTGCAAGCTAACTATGGCCATTATGTGTGGGAGCAAGTGATGGCAGCTGGTGCTGAATTCGGCATTACCCCTTACGGCACAGAAACTATGCACGTATTGCGGGCTGAAAAAGGCTTTATTGTTGTTGGCCAGGATACTGATGGCTCCGTCACCCCTTATGACTTAGGGATGGACTGGGCTGTTGGCAAAAATAAGCCTTTCAGTTTCTTAGGTAAACGCTCGATGGATCGTAGTGACTGTATTCGAGCTGATCGCAAACAGTTTGTGGGTCTCAAGCCAAAAGACCCCAATGCAGTTTTACCGGAAGGTGCCCAGCTGGTATTTAACCCCGACCAGCCTAAGCCAATGACGATGGTTGGCCATGTAACCAGTAGCTATCAAAGTGCTTGTCTGGGTTATTCCATGGCATTGGCAGTAGTCAAAGGTGGCCACCAGAAAATGGGCGAAACCATTTTTGCGCCATTGGCAGATGGTCGAGTCATTGAAGCTGAAATTTGTTCACCTATATTTTTAGACCCCAAAGGAGAGCGCCAAAATGTCTAG
- a CDS encoding sarcosine oxidase subunit gamma: protein MSRVADDVFNDQQLAVRAESPLHHLGLPAKPANQPQGGVQLKELALQGHLILRGDPNNELFSKGVEKALGVALPTQPHQSSQSKTAVVQWLGPDEWLILVEGGTEAQVEKELHEHLHGHYLVVDVSGGQTILHLSGTNAEQVLQKSTGYDVHLRNFPVGKSVQTTLAKSTALIRRIETNTFELVVRRSFADYLWRWLVDASEEYGLSIGG from the coding sequence ATGTCTAGAGTCGCTGATGATGTATTTAATGACCAGCAATTGGCCGTACGAGCAGAATCACCGCTCCACCACTTGGGCCTACCTGCTAAGCCTGCCAATCAGCCTCAAGGTGGCGTGCAATTAAAAGAGCTAGCATTACAAGGCCACCTTATTTTACGAGGCGATCCTAATAATGAGCTATTTTCCAAGGGGGTGGAAAAAGCCCTTGGAGTAGCATTACCCACCCAGCCTCATCAAAGCAGCCAAAGTAAAACAGCTGTCGTCCAGTGGTTAGGGCCTGATGAGTGGTTAATTTTGGTCGAAGGTGGCACCGAAGCTCAGGTAGAAAAAGAGCTGCATGAACACCTACATGGCCACTATTTAGTTGTCGATGTCAGTGGTGGCCAAACCATTCTTCACTTGTCTGGAACAAATGCTGAGCAGGTATTGCAGAAATCTACTGGATATGACGTGCATTTACGGAATTTTCCAGTAGGTAAAAGTGTGCAAACCACGTTAGCTAAATCCACTGCATTAATCCGCAGAATAGAAACTAATACGTTTGAATTAGTGGTCAGACGTAGCTTCGCTGACTATCTATGGCGGTGGTTGGTCGATGCCAGTGAAGAGTATGGCTTATCGATAGGTGGTTGA
- a CDS encoding COG2958 family protein, translating to MSRVSQSQKVAEFLKENPGEKFTARQIAEAIIARYPEDYLDKRSNPRFSDEKAFLQQIVAEIGAQKASILRQDNKIHWQDKPRPRVYWFEVNANEEEEEPDWSDSDLDDEDAAIEVITQQQILAEVELYPLLVQYLKSEHHLYCLRIDEKRSRNSRGSGGNHWLHPDIVAMEPVAKGWNELVQTCVRQGGSQSVRLWAFEVKRELTRATVRKSFFQAVSNSSWANEGYLVTTSIADTLVEQELRMLSALHGIGVILLVTENPFESEILLPARARPEVDWQSANRIVDENEDFRDFIEQVSMYYQTGILRARDWNKI from the coding sequence ATGAGTCGGGTTTCGCAGTCACAGAAAGTAGCTGAGTTTTTAAAAGAAAATCCAGGTGAAAAATTTACTGCCCGGCAGATTGCTGAGGCTATTATTGCACGCTACCCGGAAGACTATTTAGATAAACGCTCTAACCCTCGCTTTAGTGATGAGAAAGCCTTTTTGCAGCAAATTGTGGCTGAGATTGGTGCCCAAAAAGCCAGCATTTTACGTCAAGATAATAAAATCCATTGGCAGGATAAGCCAAGGCCCAGAGTATATTGGTTTGAAGTGAACGCCAACGAAGAGGAAGAAGAACCTGATTGGTCTGACTCAGACTTGGATGACGAAGACGCTGCCATAGAGGTTATCACTCAGCAACAAATATTGGCGGAAGTAGAGCTGTATCCATTACTAGTTCAGTACTTAAAAAGTGAACATCACCTGTATTGCTTACGCATTGATGAGAAGCGTTCTCGAAACAGCCGAGGTAGCGGTGGGAATCACTGGTTACATCCAGACATAGTGGCCATGGAGCCTGTGGCAAAAGGTTGGAATGAACTGGTACAAACCTGTGTTCGGCAAGGTGGCAGCCAGAGTGTTCGGCTTTGGGCTTTTGAGGTAAAACGAGAATTAACCCGAGCTACTGTACGTAAATCATTTTTCCAGGCTGTATCTAACTCCAGCTGGGCCAATGAAGGTTATCTGGTCACTACCAGCATTGCAGATACTTTAGTTGAGCAAGAGCTAAGAATGCTATCGGCTTTACATGGTATAGGCGTTATTTTACTCGTCACTGAAAACCCGTTTGAAAGTGAAATTCTACTACCCGCCAGAGCTAGACCCGAAGTGGACTGGCAATCTGCTAATCGTATTGTTGACGAAAATGAAGATTTTCGCGATTTTATCGAGCAAGTTTCAATGTATTATCAAACAGGAATTTTACGAGCAAGAGATTGGAATAAGATTTAA
- a CDS encoding peroxiredoxin: MPLQIGDQVPDFTAETTEGTINFHEWIGDSWVMLFSHPKDFTPVCTTELGYMAKMKPEFEKRNCKVIGLSIDSIQDHHEWAKDIEETQGHALNYPLIGDTDLQVAKLFSMIHPNASGKAKERTAADNATVRSVFIIGPDKAIKLMITYPMSTGRNFDEVLRVLDSVQLTAKHKVATPVNWQQGEDVIIVPAVSDDEAKKQFPNGWKAPKPYIRLVPQPQ, translated from the coding sequence ATGCCATTACAGATTGGTGATCAAGTACCAGATTTTACTGCAGAAACAACTGAAGGAACTATTAACTTTCATGAGTGGATAGGCGACAGCTGGGTTATGTTGTTTTCGCACCCAAAAGACTTTACTCCTGTATGTACTACAGAACTTGGCTATATGGCCAAGATGAAACCTGAGTTTGAAAAGCGCAACTGTAAGGTTATTGGCCTTAGCATTGACTCTATTCAAGATCATCATGAATGGGCAAAAGATATCGAAGAAACTCAAGGTCACGCTCTCAACTACCCTTTAATTGGCGATACAGATCTACAAGTAGCCAAACTATTTAGTATGATTCACCCTAATGCCAGTGGTAAAGCGAAAGAGCGAACTGCAGCCGACAATGCAACTGTTAGATCAGTATTTATTATTGGACCAGACAAAGCCATTAAATTAATGATCACTTACCCTATGAGCACCGGGCGTAACTTTGATGAAGTGCTTCGAGTACTGGATTCAGTACAACTAACAGCTAAGCATAAAGTGGCCACTCCGGTTAACTGGCAACAAGGAGAAGATGTCATTATTGTTCCAGCTGTATCAGATGATGAGGCTAAAAAACAGTTTCCAAATGGCTGGAAAGCACCTAAGCCTTATATTCGCTTAGTGCCTCAGCCACAGTAA
- a CDS encoding DUF4124 domain-containing protein, translated as MTRIRFWLFFLFIIVSLGAVMWQRASEEQRRELLAQVGIQLPDNKITYQPIQKIPIAEEKPISKTTIEVEGWQMGDYKCAPTTRKVTEVEPTSRIYKWVDEQGKVHFTDKVPQQQKVADLSKKYTKKAQYFRLTVEQQGDSLPNWMKAKLTADTQKIFHIMTSNMSLADLRQVTLTIKVFDQLEQFSRYRSEVAPTLKTNSGFYNPKLNVAAVMRQRSDKTTYAVARHEATHVIIAGLFGFIPSWFTEGLAEYFEQMELSGQLAIIKPNRGWLRLLASQQQQNQLMGLDQYLSFSGRAWYEQDLATMYATAWSIIYFLMEQPDTQIMLSKYMKALSANKCQVLDAKVFFEQNYPGGLKALDQQWQYWLGSLSITAHRY; from the coding sequence ATGACACGTATTCGATTTTGGCTATTTTTCCTGTTTATTATTGTTTCATTAGGGGCCGTTATGTGGCAGCGGGCTTCTGAAGAACAGCGTCGTGAGCTGTTAGCTCAAGTTGGTATTCAATTACCAGATAATAAAATAACCTACCAGCCAATACAAAAAATACCTATTGCTGAAGAAAAGCCTATTTCAAAAACGACTATTGAAGTGGAAGGATGGCAAATGGGTGACTACAAGTGCGCACCTACTACGCGTAAAGTAACTGAAGTAGAGCCTACTAGCCGCATCTATAAATGGGTTGATGAGCAAGGTAAAGTACATTTTACTGATAAAGTACCCCAGCAACAGAAAGTTGCAGATTTATCTAAAAAGTATACGAAAAAGGCGCAGTATTTTCGATTAACTGTAGAGCAGCAAGGCGACAGTTTACCTAATTGGATGAAAGCTAAACTGACAGCTGATACCCAAAAAATATTTCATATCATGACAAGCAATATGTCTTTAGCTGATTTGCGTCAGGTGACATTAACAATCAAGGTGTTTGACCAGTTGGAACAGTTTAGTCGTTATCGTTCTGAGGTGGCTCCCACACTAAAAACTAATAGTGGGTTTTATAACCCCAAACTTAATGTAGCAGCGGTCATGCGTCAGCGAAGCGATAAAACGACCTATGCAGTTGCTCGTCACGAGGCCACTCATGTGATTATTGCAGGGTTATTTGGTTTTATCCCTAGCTGGTTTACGGAAGGATTGGCTGAGTACTTTGAACAAATGGAGCTTTCTGGGCAGTTAGCTATTATTAAGCCAAATCGCGGCTGGCTACGCTTATTAGCTAGTCAACAGCAGCAAAATCAGCTAATGGGGCTTGATCAATATTTAAGTTTTTCAGGTAGGGCGTGGTATGAACAAGATTTAGCTACTATGTATGCTACAGCCTGGTCTATAATTTATTTTTTGATGGAGCAACCCGACACTCAGATAATGTTGAGTAAATATATGAAAGCACTAAGTGCAAATAAATGCCAAGTGCTAGATGCAAAAGTATTTTTTGAACAAAATTACCCTGGTGGACTTAAAGCTCTTGATCAGCAATGGCAATACTGGTTGGGTTCTTTAAGTATTACAGCTCATCGTTACTAA
- a CDS encoding substrate-binding periplasmic protein — translation MKATSAINSIKALSIPIIVSITLNLILYNLVFAKTMTIAMSDWPPHTIQSDAHGGLQTKRLTEALAKAGYTATLDWYDSWLSAYNRTEAALADASGFWMCNKERAKTLYFSDPIFVIQHVMFYLKGNNYRWRSLSDLKGRGPFGVTTAYYYGDKFSEAVKKYNFQIREVRLESLVFNLLIHGRVNYVPMDILNGLELIERYVPKESQIYITFNSPPFDENYLHLVISKKHPNAKAIVTGLNHAISLLNDKYSKQLPEKKFRYSCPSVVQNLSYTSNISGF, via the coding sequence GTGAAAGCAACTAGTGCCATCAACAGCATAAAGGCATTATCCATACCCATTATAGTAAGCATCACTCTAAATTTAATTCTATATAACTTAGTCTTTGCCAAAACAATGACTATAGCGATGTCAGATTGGCCACCCCATACGATTCAGTCAGATGCTCATGGTGGGTTACAAACCAAACGCTTAACAGAGGCTCTTGCTAAGGCCGGCTATACAGCCACATTAGACTGGTATGACAGCTGGCTAAGCGCCTACAACCGCACTGAAGCTGCTCTGGCCGATGCAAGTGGTTTTTGGATGTGTAATAAAGAACGAGCGAAAACTCTTTACTTTTCAGACCCTATTTTTGTCATCCAACATGTAATGTTTTATTTAAAAGGTAACAATTATCGGTGGAGAAGTTTATCTGATCTCAAGGGTAGAGGACCTTTTGGTGTAACTACTGCTTATTATTATGGTGATAAATTTTCAGAGGCGGTTAAAAAATATAATTTCCAGATACGTGAAGTAAGACTTGAATCCCTTGTTTTCAATTTATTGATTCATGGAAGAGTTAACTATGTGCCAATGGATATTTTAAATGGCCTAGAGCTTATTGAAAGGTATGTACCAAAAGAATCACAAATTTATATCACATTTAATTCACCTCCATTTGATGAAAACTATTTACACTTAGTTATCTCTAAAAAACACCCCAATGCCAAAGCTATAGTAACTGGACTTAACCATGCTATATCTTTATTAAATGATAAATATTCCAAGCAACTTCCAGAAAAAAAATTTAGGTATTCGTGTCCTAGCGTGGTTCAAAACCTATCATACACATCAAATATTAGTGGTTTTTAA
- a CDS encoding HD-GYP domain-containing protein: protein MSEYIEKKLHVSELEVGMHVVRLDRPWLETSFLLQGFIIQSQEDIRALAEECNHVYIQGKLQNTEGESTKVKSNLPKRQAVYINKVNFEQEIEKASVNFGQARSLAKNIMNGIRIGRALDINEAKEAVSECVNSILRNPDTLRWLTQIKQQDEYTAEHSMNVCILSATFARYLGMSSSEIETIGLCGLLHDVGKAKVPEEILNKPGKLDPDENSIMQMHTVYGKDILTAAENKYLITVDVAHSHHERVDGTGYPRQLQSRQIPLYAKIVALADVYDAITSCRCYDSSRTSLTALNIIYNEMGTHFDAELAREFIKCIGIYPPGSIVEMTNGEVGIVISNDDIRRLKPRVLLLLNEFKEPRKQRLVDLTKIDLDAESKPYVIKRELINGTYGVDIKDYFNLITNDSLTKNTHKKDSDNLPNTTISINSNEVIQS, encoded by the coding sequence ATGAGCGAGTATATAGAAAAGAAGCTGCATGTATCAGAGTTGGAAGTCGGTATGCATGTTGTTCGACTAGACAGACCTTGGCTAGAGACATCATTTCTATTACAAGGCTTTATCATTCAATCACAAGAAGATATCAGAGCTCTAGCAGAGGAATGCAACCACGTTTATATCCAAGGAAAACTACAAAACACTGAAGGAGAGTCAACAAAAGTTAAATCTAACTTACCCAAACGCCAAGCTGTTTATATTAACAAAGTTAACTTCGAACAAGAAATTGAAAAGGCTTCCGTTAACTTTGGCCAGGCTCGTAGCTTGGCCAAAAATATTATGAACGGTATTCGTATTGGTAGAGCACTTGATATTAACGAAGCTAAAGAAGCTGTATCTGAATGTGTTAACAGTATATTACGTAACCCTGATACCCTTCGTTGGTTAACCCAAATTAAGCAACAAGACGAATACACAGCAGAGCATAGCATGAATGTGTGCATTTTATCTGCAACATTTGCTCGCTACCTTGGCATGTCTAGCTCTGAAATAGAAACTATAGGCCTCTGCGGTTTGTTACATGATGTAGGTAAAGCTAAAGTGCCTGAAGAGATTCTGAATAAACCTGGTAAGTTAGACCCTGATGAAAACAGCATTATGCAAATGCATACTGTTTATGGCAAAGACATTTTAACTGCTGCGGAAAATAAATATTTAATCACGGTTGATGTAGCGCATTCCCACCATGAAAGAGTTGATGGCACAGGCTATCCTCGTCAACTACAGTCTAGACAAATTCCACTTTATGCTAAGATAGTAGCACTCGCCGATGTTTATGATGCAATTACCAGCTGCCGCTGCTATGACAGCAGCAGAACCTCATTAACGGCGCTTAATATCATTTACAACGAAATGGGTACACATTTCGATGCCGAATTAGCACGAGAGTTTATTAAGTGTATCGGTATTTATCCGCCCGGTAGCATCGTAGAAATGACCAATGGTGAAGTCGGTATAGTCATTAGTAACGATGACATCCGTAGATTAAAGCCCAGGGTTCTATTGTTACTGAATGAGTTTAAAGAACCTAGAAAACAACGGCTGGTTGACTTAACTAAAATAGACTTAGACGCCGAAAGCAAACCTTATGTTATTAAAAGAGAATTGATAAACGGCACTTATGGAGTTGACATAAAAGACTACTTTAACTTGATAACAAACGATTCATTAACAAAGAATACCCACAAAAAAGACAGCGATAATTTACCAAACACTACTATCTCAATTAATTCTAACGAGGTAATCCAAAGTTAA
- a CDS encoding thiol-disulfide oxidoreductase DCC family protein — MDKIIIYYDAVCPSCQRDQQWFNHVIDKNKIEWCDINENKEALLKAGINPKEALTSLHIQLADGAIVNDIDAYIALLKLSPWLRVIAWVMNFKMIKHYLHIIYQKSVHERLKKSNRLP; from the coding sequence ATGGATAAAATAATCATTTATTACGACGCAGTATGCCCCAGCTGCCAACGGGATCAACAATGGTTTAACCATGTGATAGACAAAAATAAGATAGAGTGGTGTGACATCAATGAGAATAAAGAAGCATTATTAAAAGCAGGCATTAATCCGAAGGAAGCATTAACTAGCTTGCATATTCAATTAGCGGATGGAGCAATTGTTAATGATATTGATGCATATATAGCATTGTTAAAGCTGAGTCCTTGGCTGCGAGTGATAGCTTGGGTTATGAACTTTAAAATGATAAAGCATTACTTGCATATTATTTATCAAAAAAGTGTTCACGAACGGTTAAAAAAAAGCAACCGGCTACCATAA
- a CDS encoding Hcp family type VI secretion system effector has translation MPTPAYMTIEGTTQGPITAGTFTEDSVGNIYQEGHEDQILVQAFRHDVIIPRDPQSGQPTGQRVHQPLVITKVFDKCSPLLYTALTSGEKLAKCKIDWYRTSITGTQEHYFTIELEDAIIVAINASMPNCQDPSQAHFTHLEDVHFTYRKILWTHEVCGTSGDDDWRKPKK, from the coding sequence ATGCCAACTCCAGCGTACATGACAATTGAAGGCACTACACAAGGTCCAATTACTGCCGGCACTTTCACTGAAGACTCGGTAGGTAATATTTATCAGGAAGGCCATGAAGACCAAATCTTGGTTCAAGCTTTTCGTCATGATGTCATCATTCCTCGTGATCCTCAAAGTGGTCAGCCAACAGGCCAACGGGTTCACCAGCCTCTGGTGATTACCAAAGTTTTTGATAAATGTTCTCCCTTACTTTATACGGCACTAACTTCTGGTGAAAAGCTGGCTAAATGTAAGATCGACTGGTATCGTACTTCAATTACAGGCACTCAAGAACACTATTTCACGATCGAGCTGGAAGATGCCATTATCGTTGCTATAAATGCTTCGATGCCTAATTGCCAGGATCCGAGTCAAGCTCACTTTACTCATCTTGAAGATGTTCATTTTACTTATCGTAAGATTTTGTGGACTCACGAAGTCTGTGGTACATCAGGCGATGACGACTGGCGTAAACCAAAAAAATAA